In Gopherus evgoodei ecotype Sinaloan lineage unplaced genomic scaffold, rGopEvg1_v1.p scaffold_45_arrow_ctg1, whole genome shotgun sequence, the DNA window CAGCTccacagctctggcagctcccattggtgcttttcccagccaatgggagccacagagCTCAAGCTTGTGGTGGGTGCAGCACGTAGAGACCCTTTGGCTGCCCGTGATCCTAGGAGCCAGAGGCaccagcagcaggacaggtgAGTAAGCAAGTGGGGCGGGGTGAAGCAGCGCGTGGTGAACAGTGGGGGTTGAGTAGGTGAGGAGTGAGTAGGTGAGCGGGGGGCCGTGGAGGTTGAAGAGGTGAGTGAGCCAGCGGTGGGTGGGCGGGTAGGGGTGTGGAGGCAAGAAGAGGCGAGCCAGCGGCAGGTGGAGATTCTTGGGGTTGGCATGGCGGTTTCTGGTAGGGGAGTGAGGAGGTAAATGGCAGGTGGGAGGAGGCGAGCGGTGAGGGGGcactgaggagggatgcagcaagccagtggcTGTCCAGGAGGTGAGGAGGAGTGCGGTggtggggctgagtggggagggagcagagtgggggtggagcatgggAGGAGTAAGAGTAGATTGTGGATGGGGCTGACACCCCCCgtggagtgtcctcttttttggatgttcaaatatggtaaccctaactAGTGTAGGGGTGTCTGTCCAGTTTTTTGATTGTCTGACCTGAGATTAGCCCTCTCAGCTGTGACTCATACCAGATACTatgaaacagatttattaaaaatcactGGCTAACAGACTAGCAatctcatgtgccagttcttttagTATTGTGGGATGGAAATGATCCATTCTGCCCAATTTTCATGCATTAAGCTCTTTATGtaagacaaattagaggattgggccaaaagaaatctgatgaggttcaacaaggacaagtgcagattcctgcacttaagacggaagaatcccatgcactgctacagactagggaccgaatggctaggcagcagttctgcagaaaaggacctaagggttacagtggatgagaagctggatatgagtcaacagtgtgcccttgttgccaagaaggctaatgccattttgggctgtataagtaggggcattgccagcagatcgagggatgtgattattcccctctatttgacattggtgaggcctcatctggagtactgtgtccagttttgggccccacactacaagaaggatgtggaaaaattggaaagagtccagcggagggcaacaaaaatgattatggtgctggagcacatgatttatgagaagagACTGAGGAAACTAGGATTATGTAATCTGCataagagaagaaggaggggggatttgataggtgctttcagctacctgaaaagggtttccaaagaggatggatctagactgttctcagtggtagcagatgacagaacaaggagtaatgacctcaagttgcagtgggggaggtttaggttggatattaggaaaatctttttcattaggagggtggtgaagcagtagaatgggttccctagggaggtggtggaatctccatccttagaggtcttTAAGGTCAGGCTAGATAAAGCTCTGGCTAGGATtattagttggggattggtccaactttgagcagggtgttgggctagatgacctcctgaggtcccttccaaccctgatattctattattctgtttttcttccctctcagatGTATCCTTTACATTTCTAGACACTGGTTTCTATCAGCTGTACCGCCTTCATGAACAATTACCATCTTATCAGTCTTACTGAGTATCcgaggcaaagtattcatttaacTGGTTGGACATACCTAGAATATCTTTACTGTCCTTCCATCCACACTCCATAGCAGCCTAAACTCAACcttccttattctctttttatttatataacctaaaaaaaaactgtgaatggcttgccaactacagaaccagtttctcctctcttggttttcacacctcaactgctagaacagggcctcatcctccctgattgaactgacctcgttatctctagcttgcttgctagcatatatatacctgcccctggacatttccaccacatgcatctgaagaagtgggtattcacccacgaaagctcatgcttcaaaacgtctgttagtctataaggtgccacaggattcttcgctgctttttcaaaaaaaccttatttcttttaattttctaaCTAGAGGGTCCAGATGGTTAGAGCACTGTGGACTGGAAGCTATATAACCATCTCTGGGAAGGGGTTTGGGATCTACAGGGCTAGCACAGGGATGATGGGAAGCAGGATTCCTTAGCTCTATCCCAGTTCTGGGGTGGATAagagcctagtggttagagtgcaggactgggttctgttcccatctcTCAGAGGGGAGTGATCTCCAGTGGTTAGTCTGAGGTGCACTGAGAGTCAGGACTTCCAGGCTCTATTCATTGTTGCATTTGAATCTCTGTGTGACCATAacagggtggtcccctgctcctgccctgaagggcttaaaacagtgcaggaggaggctgtggctggggcaagaagcttAGGCTGTTtagggaaagtaggctcagctgtggccatgccccaatcaggcccaacTGGCCGCTATAAGAAGCTGTGAGCTAGAagcccaaacagtctccctctgcctgtagagggagatgagcctggctgcagggagctagacacaaggtacctgagtcaagcagggctggggacaggctgaggagctggggagctcctgcctggaaagccccaggctgcagcctagcagaaagCTAAGGGGTACTaggagttgcagagggcagcccaggggtaggccaaggcagcaagtccaaacccaaccttccagtgatgagtggctgacactgcagtctgctccagggcgtggggctagacaatgacttgcagtagccatatactgaggcaaggtggggatagagggtgggagtTCCCTGGGGATAccagaccctaagactgaggggtaaCTGCCAgcgggcagcaccccaggtaaaagggcattgggtccagggagggacacgggggccagaggacaggtggatcactgccTGCAGAaggcactctggagctggaatgagctaaatccctgagagaccagcaggaggtgccacatgGGTGAGTCTGCACATCTACAGTGACCATGAGCAAATCACTTCCATggctctctgtctcagtttccccatctataaaatagggatggtCACTGTAATGAGTTGGATCATAGAAACCCCCTGGGgatctgccacctgatgtgccaagactacttctactccTGCTGTccttctgccagcctgggaattCATCACCcggtcttgctgagccagacacacccacctgctccaacacagacccagggtctgaattacttgccccaaagctgcaagtttacctgaaagcagctaacagaagtgtctTTAACActgagatgcccaactcccaatggggtctaaacccaaattaatccattttaccctgtataaatgtTATGCAAGGTAAACTCACAAATTCTTTGCCCTCAATAACATtcatagagagatatgcacagtcgTTTGCTTCCctcaggtattaacacatactctgagttaattaataagtaaaaaatgtttttattaaatacagaaagtaggatttaaatggatccaagtagtaacagacagaacaaagtaagtcaacaagcaaaataaaataaaatgtgcaaatctatgtctcatcaaactgaatacagataatctcaccagttccagaatgctcccttttacagactaatctcttTTTAGCCTGGGTCCTGCCATCACTTACACCCCTTGCAGTCTCTGTCCTTCATTCCAGTTTCTTTTAGtatcgggggggaggggaggagaaactctccctttagccagctgaagacaaaatggaggggtttcccaagagtttaaatagactttctcttctgggtagacacccctccctccccctgtgtagaatccagtcacaaaatgaaaattcaaaatcacATGGGCAGGTCacaagtcacatgcccatgcatgactcaggacttgcaggtagcagccattacccacatgctacTTTCAGCGTTggcaggaagacttcttatgtggattggagtcttccaagatcTTTTGTCTGTTAACTGCTTCCTGACTGAATACTTAACTTGCACATGCCTTTGCCAAggagtgaccaaatgttctaagactacttagaaatcaagcaagtttacagccaatgttcataactttgaacacacaaatggtgcctgcatacaactaggatgaacataaccagtagatcataacctttacatagatatgttataTGGCATATGTAGCGAAACCCCATGTAAGTTATATAatacatacatttataagcactccccataaagccttatggggtacactgtcacagagAGACTCATCTTTCCCCCTTTTAGAGGTCTTTGGATCTCTGGATTCATGCACTGAAGCACTGTGACTGGCATCACACCTGCTGTGAGAAATATTGTCCTACAGAAATATTGTCCTACAGTAACCCTCACAGCCTGTCCATCACTGCTCCTTCTCTCCTGCCAAGCGACTGTCTGgcacctcccccagctgctgccGCACCACTTAGGGACTGGATCTGCAATACCAATAACAAAGGCCCTTGGCTCTGAGCTAGGCATCTCTTCCCCTGGCTCCCCACAATCACATGGACAGCGTTCCCAGCACCTCACTGGGAGGCAGCTGAGCAGAGATGGGCCCTTGCTGAGACAACCTGTCTGCTCCTCTGAAGGTGGGTGACagggccagagtcctggctgggctaGGTGCCATGTGTTGGGGTGAACTGAGTGCCAGGAGGCAGATGCCCTAGTTTGATGGCATAGCTGCATTCACATGAACatcagcctggccctgcctgccaagGCAGGAAAGGGAATGCATTGACTTCTCAGCTGAGGCTGACAACTGAGGTGGTGCTTTCAGTGTCATGGGAGCAGCTGGGTATTGGATGGAGATGTACTATAGCCTCATCATACAGGGGCAATTTCCAGCTACTGCTGGTGCAGCTGGGATCCCATCCAGGGACCTCCAGGTAAGTTGCTCTCTGCCTCCCTTGGTCAACCTGTCTGAgcaactctcctttcttccctccttcTGTCTGCAGTTAGGTGCTTTCCTTCCTCCTTAAAtcttcttttcattttccttccctcccctttcttTCTAGAAATTGTTAACATTGCTGATTTCAATTCCAGTTTTGATTTTCTGTCATGAAAATTGAAATAACAAATGTACCAAATGATACTTTGAAATGgcatgtttcattttgaatcCACATTTTCACCCAGCAATTGATTCCAAATGAAATCTCTTGATTTCCAGTGATACtctcttaaacacacacacaaatacttcAACAAATCTGCACTATTGCTTCAACATTTCAATGTTGTATTGTGAtgggaaatgttgaaatgttttgtttctgaattgAAACCTTTCTGAGCTTTTCCTTttcacttttcatcccaattcatGATGGAAACTATTGtctacattttgaaattttccactgGATGGAAATCCCAATTTCTGAGCACCTCTACATCTGGATTTTTCTTCTGTGTCCTAGACAATCACCAGGCAGCACAAGGGCTTGGCTGAACagctgagagagaagaggaatttcattgattttaaacaCCAGGAACAAGAGCTCTGAACAGAGGGATTTATACTCctctccatcctgtgcactgaataaagCAGGTAAATATAGTTTATGATCACGTAATTACACTGTATCATAATATCAGTGCCTAAGAATTGTTTGCAGtattgttatagctgtattagtccaaggacctgaagaggagctctgggtagcttgaaagcttgtctctttgagcaacagaagttagtccaataaaagttgTCAGCTCACCCACCGTGCCTTTCTAATGCAGAGAGGACAGGACAGAAGCAACCATACCATATTTTTATTAAGAAATTAGAAAGATGCAAAATTAACATgacaaattaaattattttaaaactgtctaGGTCTCGAAAGGTATGTCCAAATTGCAATCAGATATCCCAATTGCAATGTAGCTATACCCAAACTATACGCAAACAGGGAATCATTATTGAGCAGGTGTGATTCTACACCATGAGTGTAGTTTGGAGAAGGCGAGGAGGAACATTGCCCTCCCCAACTGCAGGCCTTAGGCATACATggaatcccccaccccctgcatggTTCCATTGGAAGTCAAACTACGGCTATGAGTCCCACAGGGATCCGTTTTTTGCCCTACGTTTTGGCCCTGggttgcttggtaaactgggcaaaagcaaacaatacacattttaatacagctaaatgtaaatgcccacatctaggaacaaagaaagtaCGCCATACTCACAGGATGGGGgcctctatcctgggaagcagtgacttagaaaaaaaattgggggggatcatggtggataatcagctgaacatgagctcccagtgcgacactgtgggggaaaaagaggggaaaaaagagctaTTGCTATCCTAAAATGCGTAAACAGGGGGAACTAGAGCAGGAGTGGAGAGGTttattacctttgtatttggcaagGGTGCTACTGCTGCTGGAATCTTGTCTCCAGTTCCAGTGTCCACATTCAAGCTGGATGTTGGTATGTTAAAGAGGATTGaaggaagagccatgagaatgattaaagggttagaaaacaggccttatagtgatagactgaaggagctcagtctgtttagtttagTAAAGAGAAGGACAAGGGAAAACTTGATCTCAGTCTATAAGTACTTGCACTGGGAATAAATATTTCACAATTGGTCCTTCAATCGCACGGACAAAGGTATGATAGCACAATCCAATGGCTTGAAGTTGAAactacacaaattcagactggaaataaggtgtaggGTTTTTTAACAAGTAGTgcagttaaccattggaacaatttaccaagggtcatggtggatttgtTGTCTCTGGACATTTTAGaatcaagattagattttttgtttgttttttagggtTTCTGAAAGATATGTTCTAGCTCAAACAGGGACTATTTTGAGGCTATTCTctagcctgtgttacacaggaggtcagactagatgatcagaatggtctctTTTGgacctggaatctatgaatcaataaATGAGTAAGAAATGGGGTTACATGGGCAACCTACATTCTGTCATTTCTGAAATTTTAAGTGCTTGGCTTTAAAACGTAAAGAACTTTCTCCTAGCACAGAATGTTATTCTATATAattgtgaatatatatatttaaatgactagagctggtcagacatttttctgttctctttgtttgttgatttttgtttgttttttggcggGGGTGAAAACTTGAGGTTTTTctcaagaaacaaaatattttttttctttttggccaattaaaacttaaaaaaaaaatcaaatacaaacaGCCACTAACAAACCAAAAAATGGCCAAAAACTGCTAAAAAGAACGACAGACAAAAATATCTGAAGcttgaaatatttttgatttcCAGTTTTctagcttaatttaaaaaaaaatattggaaagaaaacccttcccacattaaaaaaaatagtcagaAACCAAGTTATCTCTCgaaaacgagagagagagagagagagagagagagagagagagagagaaagagagagaaagagagagatttgatgGTTAATTTTCAACCAGTCTTAGAAGCGACAGATTATGAAACTTCAAAAGTTGCCTACGATGAAATCACCAAAGGTGAATGATTTTGCTAATCTCAAAAATCAGTAACAAATTTGCTGGGGAGTGCCCCCACCCAAATCCACACACCTTCTACTTTTCAAATTTTAGAAGGGGCCAATTTGTAATCACATGATTTACAATCTGGACTAGAAAATGAGAGAATCTGAAATTCAGTCTTTATTCATCAATTTCATGCTGTGAATTTGGGGAGATTACACTAtattcttcacacagtgcaaaaCGCCATGTTTTAAGTGAAAATCTGAATGCTACCATGAGTATAGATGTTCTACCACCAACTCTATAAGTCTATTTATACGCTCaatgccagatccccagctggcatCAATTGACAGTAGCACCATTGGGGTCAATGAGTCAGATTCACCACTGGCGTAAATTGGCATCACTCCATTCAGCTAAGTGCAGCTGTCTGTATTGCAGATCTGTATATGAGGAAGTCAGTAGAACCTGCAGCCATGCACCTGCAAGCAGAGTCTAGCTCTCAGTGTGTAAGTTACCTCAGTGGAGGTTCCATTCTCCTCGCATCCTCATAATGAGGCTTCTCCGTGCCTGGCCGACATGTCTCAGCTCGGCGCCCTGTGCTATTGTATGTGGAAGTGCTCATTCACAGTGGCCACTAtaatcccctcctctctctccatcctgTGTGTGCTACAGGGATCCACACTGATGGGATGGAGCATGGGAACCTCACATGGGTGACGGAATTCATGCTGCTGGGGCTATCCGAGGCCCACAAGCCCcagctcttcctcttcttcctcttcctcctcttctacaTAGTCATCCTCCCAGGCAATGTCCTCATCATCCTCACCATCCGGAGTGACCCTTGCCTGGGCTCCCCCATGTATTTCCTGCTGCCCAACCTGGCCTTCCTGGACATTTGCTACTGCTCTGTTACTCCCCCAAAGATGCTGGCTGACTTCTTCTCCCACCACAAGACCATCTCCTATGGGGGCTGCATGGCCCAGCTCTTCTTCATCCACTTCCTGGGGGCTGCTGAGATCTTCCTGCTGATTATTATGGCCTATGATCGTTATGTGGCCATCTGTAAACCTTTGCACTATGCCAGCACTGTGAGCAGGAGGGTCTGCTGTGCCCTGGTGGGGGCTGCCTGGGTGGGGGGCTTCATGCACTCCATAGTCCAGGTGGCTCTGACCATCAGGTTGCCCTTTTGCGGCCCGAACAAGCTGGACAACTTTTTCTGCGATGTGCCTCAGGTGATCAAGCTGGCCTGCACGGACACCTATGTGGTGGAGATCTTGATGTTCTCCAATAGCGGCCTGGTCACCTTGGTgtgctttctcctcctcctcatctcctACACCATCCTGCTGGTCAAGCTCAGGATTCAGTCCTTCTGTGGGAAGAGCAAAGCAGCCTCCACCTGTGTCACTCACATCATCGTGGTCTTCATCATGTTCGTCCCAGTCCTCTACATCTATGCCCACCCCTTCCGCAGCTTCCCCCTGGACAAGGTGGTGTCCCTGTTCCTCACCGTGGTCTTCCCACTACTGAATCCCATGATCTACACTTTCAGGAACAAGGAGATCATCAGCTCCATGAAGAGATTGATGATCAGATACAGCCATTCGGGTGGGAAGTAAATGGAAGCCAGAATAAAGTATTGTCAAACTGTGAATACTTTTCTATGTGCAGGGCTCCATTTTGCTTTTAGATACACTGAAGAAACTCTGTAGTTATGCTGTAGCAACTTGAATCTGTTAAATAACTTTATTGTAAATCTGTAGCATCTATGGAATATGTCTGTAGCATATATTGAAATCCCTGTACAATCTCTTGAGTAATTAGTAAATCTGTAGCATCTATGTAGTAACTTGCATGAGGAGCCTGTGG includes these proteins:
- the LOC115642729 gene encoding olfactory receptor 4N5-like, which translates into the protein MEHGNLTWVTEFMLLGLSEAHKPQLFLFFLFLLFYIVILPGNVLIILTIRSDPCLGSPMYFLLPNLAFLDICYCSVTPPKMLADFFSHHKTISYGGCMAQLFFIHFLGAAEIFLLIIMAYDRYVAICKPLHYASTVSRRVCCALVGAAWVGGFMHSIVQVALTIRLPFCGPNKLDNFFCDVPQVIKLACTDTYVVEILMFSNSGLVTLVCFLLLLISYTILLVKLRIQSFCGKSKAASTCVTHIIVVFIMFVPVLYIYAHPFRSFPLDKVVSLFLTVVFPLLNPMIYTFRNKEIISSMKRLMIRYSHSGGK